Genomic window (Vicinamibacterales bacterium):
CGATATCCTCAGGCGCTGCGATACTTGAGTAAAGTCCAGGAATAACCCCTGGGCCCGCGAGGACGAGCGGTACACGTGTGTCGTAGTCGTAGCCAGTACCATGATCGGCGGCGCGGATCCATGTGTACCAGTAGGGTTTCGGAATGATGACTAAATCGCCGCTTCTTCCACGGTAGTAGCTGCGCGCTACCTGTTGGGTGATTTTGTCGCTAAATGGGCCAGGGTGAAGCTCCTCACCGCGGTAGACGCGTTCAATGCCAGGATATTGTTCGAGAGCGTCGATAACAGCCGCCAGCGTTTTAGGGTTCTCGAGCATTTGGTTATAGACGCCTGGTGCGAAGTAGAACTCGATATGAGTCATTCCAACGGCATACTGGCCGGGTCCTAAGATTGATTCGAGTTTGTCATTGACGTGGGCAATTACATCGCGGCGGTTGATCCGGCCAGCATCGATTCCCATTTCGGTGGCGTGCTCAGGGACCTGTCCGAGTCCGTGGTCTGCCGATAGAGCGACGACGTATCGGTCTCGTCCCACCTTGCGATCGAGATGGTCAAGGAGACGGCCAATTGTCCGGTCGAGTCGGAGATAAATGTCCTGAACCTCCGCGCTGTGTGGACCGAAGTCGTGGCCTACGTAATCGGGAGCAGAAAAGCCCACAGCTAAGTAGTCTGTACCTGCGCCGGCGCCAAGTGAGAGAGTATCTACCGCTGCGCTAGCGAGACCCGCCACGTATTCGTCTGCCCATGGACTGCGTCGCCACGCGTTGTAAAATTCTCGGTCTGGCGTGTCCCCCATGGCATGTGCGAAGTTTTCATTTTCCACCGAGGCGGTCCTT
Coding sequences:
- a CDS encoding alkaline phosphatase family protein, whose translation is MHVLRTHTFTGLVLVLVSLIAGSLSAQTPPPSLIVILVVDQMRSDSFERYGDQWSAGLRRLLDEGAVFREAKHSYFGTLTCAGHATIATGTIPRTHGMILDGWWDPTAGQRVRCTADDNVVTISYGPDAREQHGPASMLMPTLADELRLQNDPPAQVAAFAVKARAAVPLAGQGGDAVAWFDAGNVWTTSTAFTDAPVPFIADYILAHPVEDVLGGVWTPLPDQARTASVENENFAHAMGDTPDREFYNAWRRSPWADEYVAGLASAAVDTLSLGAGAGTDYLAVGFSAPDYVGHDFGPHSAEVQDIYLRLDRTIGRLLDHLDRKVGRDRYVVALSADHGLGQVPEHATEMGIDAGRINRRDVIAHVNDKLESILGPGQYAVGMTHIEFYFAPGVYNQMLENPKTLAAVIDALEQYPGIERVYRGEELHPGPFSDKITQQVARSYYRGRSGDLVIIPKPYWYTWIRAADHGTGYDYDTRVPLVLAGPGVIPGLYSSIAAPEDIAPTLAFLAGITLARPDGQVLIEALTDYDRR